CAGCGGTAGATGAGGTCACTGAGCACGGTGGGGAGTTTCCTGCTCTTCATCTCTCTGGACATCTGACACCAGACGCAGGATGGACAGCAGGTAGAGCACAAACAGTCGTGGCACAAACTGCcctaaaaaacacaagagaagaGTTCTCACATCTTCCACTGCAGTACAAGTACCAATAATACACTGTACAGTTACCACACTGTACAAATACTAAACAGTTTGCTCTGTTCAAAACAGTAGATATTTACACACTTCTCTACATGTATGCTACATGATGTTTCCAATAAGTTTGTGTTTCATTATCAAATCCTCTGTCAATGTAAACACCATCCATTTTGTTTAATCACCATTTTCCCAGTAAACATACATTTAGTTTTATTCCAATTCATTTCCATCAAACAATCTCTTGAGTTTGACTATTTCACACACTATAACAGTAATTGTCTTTATATCATacccagaagaaaaaaatatatgtataatctTTGACcagaaaaactgcagtgttTTGGATACTTAGCAAACAGGTTTGGGCCGAATACCAACCCCTGTGGGCCTGCTTGTTTAATCTTATTAAACTGTGATTCATTATCAGCAAACAGCAGAAATTGCTTTTTGTTAGCTAAAAAAAGCGAACTCAGACACTGAATATCTTAAAGGGTTTAAAGCCAAAAAGGTTGTGAGGTTTAATCTTTAAAAGAGTGTTGTAggctatgaaaataaaataaaataaagtaataatagaGCAGCCTTAATTCAGAGCCTCTCAGTCTCCGCAGCATTGACACATCAACACAATTAAGCACAggaaaacacactaaataatCACAGTAGTAATAAAGAGTTATGTCCTCACTCTGATGCCGTAGCGTTGACGTATGGACACCCTCATGGACATGGTGATGGGATAAGTGCAGCTGAAGATGTCCagcagggggagacagagacactGACCGTATGCTTTAGCGGTTTTACAGGCGAAGCAGGGGCAACACCAGAATGCAAAGCAGCCTTCaacacaaaatatcaacatattAGCACAcaacatataaaatataaactcatattttcagtctgaacaaaattaaaaactcatccattttgatatttattgaGTTGTATCATAACTAAATTAAAAGAGGATTCATCTCAAAAACTAGTTCTTCTTTACAGATCAGTAGTTTTATATTCACACCTACTAACTGACAGATTTAACATAGGCCCAACTGTTTTGTAGTTAACTGAACCAATTtaaaaagctaacgttagcatgcgAATATCTGACTCGTTTAGAGCAATCgaggtaaaagaaaaagagtacAGTCAACATATATGACCTGATAAATGATGTTTAATAATGATTTTGTCTCAagttttttattacatttcacaATAATTTTGAGATTCACATCTCAAAATTATTAAATGAATGCTAATAACATTTAATAAGTATATTAGTCTatgccagttagcttagcataatcaGGTGTTTCCCACTAATTAGGATTTAGACCGTATGATTACTACAAACCCCAAACATGGATTTGCGGACAgaaatttaacaaacaaatacattcacAATCATTTATCTTACAGCTCTTAAAACTACAGGTTGATTTTTGAAAGGTATGCTAGCTTGGGATGCTACAATGACTACAGATGTTTCCCAGCAATGCTTGAGATGACATTCCAAGTTACAGGGTGTCAAAGCTACAAAGACATTCCAAAAACCTGATTTAATAAACCACTTGTTGTAAAGTAGaacaaggaagaaaaacaatgtgTGGTCTGGTTGTTTCTCTTCACTGTCTCTCTGAGTGGAATAACGAGCGTCACTGTACATTCTCTCATGTCGTCACAGCAGTCACAGATCCCAGAAGTCCATTCACCATCATCAGAGGAGAAAACCAGACGTTGAGGCTGGCTCCACACCGGCACACTCATCCTCCTCAGACAGGACACAGACAGTCAACAGGTTAGCATCTCAATCACAAATATCAGCATTATACCACACATCACAGATCCTTTACGctgaaaaaaagcagaaagacaacattgaaaaaaaaagcgatACTTATATTTAACTCTTTACTTCACCACATACATTTTACAGATTGGTTCATGattgataaaaacaataatttccCATTCTATAATAATACAACACTGTGACAGGGGCCATTCTGCATGACTTAACGTCTGGTTAAaattttcatacatttaaatTCAGGACTTCTACTTCTACTCAAGTAAATCATCTAAGTACTTCTTCAAGACTGCCTTTcatgttatagtatattttagGATTATTAACACTGATGTATCCTGAAAACTGTTTCTCAGTTCATTGAGAGtatttcaactgttttcatttcagtcaaCTTGTTTGAAAAAGGTTCTAGAAAGAAAAGTCTGTACCTCAGATGAATACAAAAGTCCAATAAAACAGATTGCAGCTGTTGGACTGCGTTAAAGTGGATTTTTTAGGAAATGTTCAAACTAATTTATTTGCattgaaaacagtaaaatattCTGGCTTCACAttttacaagacaaaaaaaaaaagtcaatggAGAGTTCAGACGCAACTTCGCGTTTTCAATTTTCAGAATTAAGTAGCTCATCATATATAAAAGACTCctgtgttttgaataaaaaaacaaacagcaaaatgtTAGAAAGATGTGGTGCCATTAAAAGGACATTGTTTCCCTTGAAATGTAGTATAAAATAAGAAGCACTTTATCAGGCCCCCCAACTTTTAGcctttaatattttatgtaaTAATCAGAATCTCTATCATGGTTAGCGGCGCATTCAAAAATGATAAACAAACATATACAAAACCCCTGAAGTGTTCCAATGGAAACTGGAACATGTTTCATGTGAATccttaaaaactgaaaaattcaGGTAGAAGCTGATTAAAGTAAACTTTACAGTCCTGAATACTTTCAACTGTCATCTCGAATTTTGGCACGTTAgattaaataaactaaaaccGAGGGAGAAGCGTGAAAAAGATCATAAtcttacctgtgtgtgtgtctgactgagaAGTGATTCAgatgctctgattggctgaagacGTCTGTGCGGGATGAAGGTTTAGGATTAACCTGCCTGACCTGCCAGACTGGAACATTTCTTACTTTTTAGTTCAACAGTTTCGTCAGACTGACTGCTCTGACTCACAACAACAACGCTTTTTTAAAGGATGTTGTTTAATATACAGAAATCACATTTAAACTCTGGAGCACCAAAGGTCAAAGATATGACtgaatacatgaataaacaaTTATGTTAGGACTGTAAAGGTTATATTTTACACAATATTCTATCTTAATCTATCCATTTCAAGGTTGAAACTGGTACCTCAGGTAAAGAATGTAAATTATATTAAAATCCATCTTcatgtgtcttatgttttggcACATTGAGTAGAAAAAGTTGGCCCCCAGTCTGTGTGTAGTTAAAAGATTCAGCCACCAGATGACGACAAACACTGAACTCTGGATTCTGGTTTGATACCAGCAGCTGCTTTCAGTCCCTGTTTAAATGATTTGTCATAATCTTAAATGACTCATAACATGACAGAATGATCAGTATACAACAGAATTACAGTTGAATTTGTGCCAAAAAAgtcatgttttagttttgaCTATTTAAGATGGAACAGAGAACAGAAAGCAACTTCATCACTAAGACACATTATTCAAAAGTTACATAAGTGTTTTACTAGATTAAATACACAATTGACAGTTGATGAAATGAAAAGTAACAGAGCAGTGACAGAGAAGGTACTTTTTGTTGAAAGGCTCAAAGTACTGCAGAACCCATGAGCCTCAGAGGCTGTTGCTATGGAAAAAAAACTCCATCCACTGCAGTAACATCATAGTTCGACAGAGATCGACCTTCAGCAAATCCAGCTGgttgtcaacaacaacaatatatcCATGACAAACAATTATGTCTAATTATCTTGATCCTGGTGTAGGGATGCCATATTTTTGTAGGAGTAAGCATCGCCCTGGTTTCCTTGACAAAAAACCTATGAGATCTTTAAAATTGGATTTAGGAATATTGCAGAAGATTATCTCAGAGGCAAACAAAAGTTTGTGATACTTCAAGGTTTTGTTCAGCAAACAATCTTCACAGATTAGCACCACTTTTTGATTTTCGAAGTGTAAATAAAATCACTAAAGGTAAAAACTACGGTTTGGCTATAAACAGACTGCAATGCAGTAACACGACTTAAATGTCTCCACCACTAAGCGTCtcttactacacaattactattcaggttttctataaactgatcagtctacaagttgtaaagtaagaatagtttgtaactgaaggtggcctgtaaagacagactagtgagtagatgagtgtCAGTTTTCTCTGATGTTTAATGTCCATGACAACTTCTGTAGACTCACTTAGACACTTGTTAGAAACCATCAACAGACACGTACAACAGTCctcattaatttatatttatttttctgcatttaaCATAGCTGTTCATCTTTTGTAACTGGGAGAGTTAATTCTGGAAGAAGGGGGAAAAAGTATTTGAGACCTTTCTCAATGAAGCAAAAATGTTGTGAGTTCTGTGTTGTGATTATTGTCCTCCTGATTCAGCCAGAACAGTTTCATGTCCTCCTCACTGCCCCCTTTAAAGTCACCATGGTGACAATCTGGGGGACTGCAGAAGCTCTGCATGGGTTCTTAATCAAAGAGACAAGTTCCTGTTTTTTGCCCAGGGCTTGTCAttgttctgtctctcttctcaGCAGGTCGGTGAAATCAGGGGCAGTACTCATACTCGCCTCCATCACCGCCTCCATCTATCTGGTAAACGTTTTCCACGGCCGAACTTTGTCTATGGAGGTGCAGGGAGGACGAAGTCGAAGTGAACTGGGCCCAACTGTTGACCTGCTGCTGCGGAGGGCTGGAAGAcaaagaattaaaaaataattagtcATTGTTTAGTTTTTCATTACTCTCCTTGGTAGCACTGATATTGCCAAGTTAATGATATCATGGATGAATATATACCAAATATACAATTTGGCACTCACTGTAAAGAAAGTTAGGCTGATTTGAGACACTACACATAGTGTTTACTTTACTTCATTACTTTACAGAGTAAAGTTTTACCATTTATGCATATTCAGATGACTTGACTGACTTGATGACTCAGTGTTTCCCTACAAAGTGGTTAGTAAGAAATGATATAATCCTGATCCTTTACAGGAACCTTACTATTAAGGGAGTGCTTCTCAAATAAAAAGTCcccatttaaacatttatctcTCTGCTCGTTGGTTATGATTACATTATTGAACAAACATCTCCTCCTTTGGTCACGTTTTCCTGTGGTTTAGATCTTGACATTTACGTTGTGACATCTGTGTCCGGAGATCATCAGCGAGCGCTTTGAATGTCACATCAGTCAGAGAGGAAACCTCAAAGGTTTCCTTTCTTCACTTTAATTAGGCTACCCATTTCAAAGTTTCGGTTCCTAGTTTGAAAAATTGAATAAATCTGC
This genomic window from Sparus aurata chromosome 13, fSpaAur1.1, whole genome shotgun sequence contains:
- the LOC115594380 gene encoding cornifelin homolog B-like isoform X2; this translates as MSVPVWSQPQRLVFSSDDGEWTSGICDCCDDMRECCFAFWCCPCFACKTAKAYGQCLCLPLLDIFSCTYPITMSMRVSIRQRYGIRFVPRLFVLYLLSILRLVSDVQRDEEQETPHRAQ
- the LOC115594380 gene encoding cornifelin homolog B-like isoform X1 translates to MSVPVWSQPQRLVFSSDDGEWTSGICDCCDDMRECCFAFWCCPCFACKTAKAYGQCLCLPLLDIFSCTYPITMSMRVSIRQRYGIRGSLCHDCLCSTCCPSCVWCQMSREMKSRKLPTVLSDLIYR